The following proteins come from a genomic window of Rissa tridactyla isolate bRisTri1 chromosome 25, bRisTri1.patW.cur.20221130, whole genome shotgun sequence:
- the LOC128901395 gene encoding olfactory receptor 14A16-like: LHYGTLLGSRACVHMAAAAWGTGFLNALLHTASTFSLPLCQGNAVDQFFCEIPQILKLSCSDAYLREAGLLILSALLVFGCFVFIVLSYVQIFRVVLRIPSEQGRHKAFSTCLPHLAVVSLFVSTGIFAYLKPPSISFPSLDLVITVLYSVVPPVSCTL, encoded by the exons ctgcactacgggaccctcctgggcagcagagcttgtgtccacatggcagcagctgcctggggcactgggtttctcaatgctctcctgcacacggccagtacattttccctacccctctgccagggcaatgctgtggaccagttcttctgtgaaatcccccagatcctcaagctctcctgctcagatgcctacctcagggaagctgggcttctcatattaagtgctttgttagtttttgggtgttttgtgttcatcgtgctgtcctatgtgcagatcttcagggtcgtgctgaggatcccctctgagcagggacggcacaaagccttttccacgtgcctccctcacctggccgtggtctccctgtttgtcagcacaggcatttttgcttacctgaagccaccctccatctctttcccatccctggatctggtgatcacagtgctgtactcagtggtgcctcca GTCTCGTGTACCTTGTGA